The Cloacibacillus sp. genome has a window encoding:
- a CDS encoding tripartite tricarboxylate transporter permease produces MEQIFSNVVQGTIALADPVILGLIFAGTVFGVIIGALPGLTSTMGVALLVPVTFGMSPAAGLALLGAIYCSSTYSGAISAILLNIPGTPANCCTLLDGYPMTKKGQSSRAIALATSSSAVGGFLSIFALLFLAPPLAEFALKFGSQDYFLLAIFGVSVIASLSETNMLKGLWAGALGLFLSVIGMHPITGDLRFTMGVAELYNGLSLVIALIGLYSIPEVIESLKLLNKGKVEQSRAVGKGAFGEMMEIFRYNMLLIRSTVIGIIVGIIPGAGSSIASFVAYDDAKRSSKDPKAFGTGCPQGIIASETSNNAVVGGSLVPALTLGIPGNAVSAVLLGGLMVHGLKPGPTLFTENAAVVYTFIMSLFVSNLVFVPVGLFISRFCVRLIEIPASILGPLVIGLAVIGSYAINMSMVEVMIMLAVGLLGYLMKFFEVPREPLVLGLVLGTMAEGELARAMSLVHGSVLDLLRSMATSPLSLVIIFFTALSLWKGIKAQMIKGK; encoded by the coding sequence ATGGAACAGATATTTTCCAACGTTGTTCAAGGAACGATAGCTTTAGCCGACCCAGTTATTCTGGGGCTCATCTTTGCCGGGACCGTTTTCGGCGTAATAATAGGCGCGCTGCCCGGGCTTACCAGCACCATGGGAGTAGCGCTTCTCGTCCCCGTTACATTCGGCATGAGTCCCGCCGCTGGGCTTGCGCTGCTTGGCGCTATCTACTGCTCTTCGACCTATTCCGGCGCAATCAGCGCCATTTTGCTGAATATCCCGGGAACTCCGGCAAACTGCTGTACGCTGCTTGACGGTTACCCGATGACGAAAAAGGGGCAGTCGTCCCGCGCAATCGCGCTTGCAACCTCCTCATCCGCGGTCGGCGGATTTTTGAGCATCTTCGCGCTGCTCTTTTTGGCGCCTCCGCTTGCTGAATTTGCGCTGAAATTCGGCTCTCAGGATTATTTTCTGCTGGCTATATTCGGCGTGAGCGTCATCGCTTCGCTCTCTGAGACAAACATGCTGAAAGGGCTGTGGGCCGGCGCGCTGGGGCTCTTCCTCAGCGTCATTGGAATGCACCCGATCACTGGCGACCTGCGTTTCACAATGGGCGTGGCCGAGCTTTATAACGGGCTTTCTCTCGTCATAGCCTTGATAGGCCTCTATTCCATACCGGAGGTCATAGAGTCGCTGAAACTTTTGAACAAGGGAAAAGTAGAACAGAGCCGGGCCGTCGGAAAGGGCGCCTTCGGAGAGATGATGGAGATATTCCGTTACAATATGCTGCTGATACGCTCTACGGTAATAGGCATCATCGTCGGCATAATACCGGGGGCCGGAAGCAGCATCGCAAGCTTTGTAGCGTATGACGACGCGAAGAGATCTTCAAAAGATCCAAAGGCCTTCGGCACGGGCTGTCCGCAGGGGATAATCGCCTCTGAAACTTCGAACAACGCGGTAGTTGGAGGCTCTCTTGTGCCTGCGCTGACGCTGGGCATCCCCGGCAACGCCGTCTCCGCGGTGCTTCTTGGCGGCCTGATGGTACACGGCTTGAAGCCGGGCCCGACTCTTTTTACTGAGAACGCGGCCGTCGTCTACACCTTTATAATGAGCCTGTTTGTTTCAAATCTTGTATTCGTGCCCGTGGGGCTTTTTATCTCGCGTTTTTGCGTGCGCCTCATTGAGATCCCCGCGTCAATACTGGGGCCTCTGGTAATAGGGCTTGCGGTGATCGGGTCATACGCCATCAACATGTCTATGGTCGAGGTAATGATCATGCTGGCCGTAGGGCTACTGGGTTATCTGATGAAATTCTTCGAAGTCCCCCGCGAACCTCTCGTACTGGGCCTTGTGCTTGGGACAATGGCTGAGGGGGAACTTGCTCGAGCGATGTCGCTGGTTCACGGAAGCGTTCTTGACCTGCTGCGCAGCATGGCGACAAGCCCGCTCTCCCTCGTGATAATATTCTTCACAGCCCTGTCTCTGTGGAAGGGCATAAAAGCGCAGATGATCAAGGGCAAGTAA
- the ilvA gene encoding threonine ammonia-lyase IlvA: MSDYRPQLPDIQRAKQRISAVVENTPLALNLPLSARYGAHIWLKREDLQIVRSYKIRGAYNKIAGLSEEERARGVVCASAGNHAQGVALACSRLGIQGTVFMPKPTPNQKINQVKMFGRDNINIVLTGDAYDDACAEATAFCEKNGGAFIHPFNDPQIIEGQATLGLDILNEAQGPIDYILLPIGGGGLVSGVGSVFKSLSPETRVIGVESAGAASMQAAFDAGCPVTLPEIETFADGIAVRRVGDVTYDICRDVVDRLVQVPEGDICTTILKLYNESAIVVEPAGAVSVTALDAVREEIAGKNVVCVISGSNNDITRMEEIKERSQLQQGLKHYFIVRFPQRAGALREFLENVLGPDDDITHFAYSKKNSRERGPAVVGVELQKAEDFAPLIARMKARGIAYEYLNDKPDLFQFLI, translated from the coding sequence ATGTCAGACTACAGACCGCAGCTTCCGGACATCCAGCGCGCAAAGCAGCGCATAAGCGCGGTGGTGGAAAACACGCCGCTTGCGCTGAATCTGCCGCTATCCGCGCGTTACGGCGCGCATATCTGGCTAAAGCGCGAAGATCTTCAAATAGTGCGTTCCTACAAAATACGCGGAGCCTACAATAAAATAGCCGGGCTTTCAGAGGAAGAACGGGCGCGCGGCGTAGTCTGCGCCTCCGCGGGCAACCACGCACAGGGAGTGGCGCTTGCCTGTTCGCGCCTTGGCATACAGGGCACCGTCTTCATGCCGAAGCCCACGCCGAACCAGAAGATAAATCAGGTAAAAATGTTTGGACGCGACAACATCAATATCGTCCTCACGGGAGACGCCTATGACGACGCCTGCGCTGAGGCGACCGCCTTCTGCGAGAAAAACGGCGGCGCCTTCATCCACCCCTTCAACGACCCGCAGATAATCGAAGGGCAGGCGACGCTCGGCCTCGACATCCTGAACGAGGCGCAGGGCCCCATCGACTATATACTGCTGCCGATAGGCGGAGGCGGCCTCGTCTCCGGCGTCGGCAGCGTCTTCAAAAGCCTTAGCCCCGAGACGCGCGTCATCGGCGTAGAATCGGCGGGAGCCGCCTCTATGCAGGCGGCCTTTGACGCGGGCTGCCCCGTCACTCTGCCAGAGATAGAGACCTTTGCTGACGGCATAGCGGTGCGCCGTGTCGGCGACGTAACCTACGACATCTGCCGCGACGTAGTAGACCGTCTTGTGCAGGTGCCCGAGGGCGACATCTGCACCACGATACTGAAGCTTTACAACGAAAGCGCGATAGTGGTGGAACCTGCGGGCGCAGTCTCCGTCACCGCGCTTGACGCCGTGCGGGAGGAGATCGCCGGTAAAAACGTAGTCTGCGTCATAAGCGGCAGCAACAACGACATAACGCGCATGGAAGAAATAAAAGAGCGTTCGCAGCTCCAGCAGGGCCTCAAACACTACTTCATAGTGCGCTTCCCGCAAAGGGCGGGCGCTCTGCGCGAGTTTCTGGAAAACGTCCTGGGCCCCGACGACGACATAACGCATTTCGCCTACAGCAAGAAAAATTCCCGCGAACGCGGCCCCGCCGTAGTCGGCGTCGAGCTGCAAAAAGCGGAAGACTTCGCCCCGCTCATAGCCAGAATGAAAGCAAGGGGCATCGCCTACGAGTACCTCAACGACAAACCGGATCTGTTTCAGTTTTTGATCTAG
- a CDS encoding YitT family protein, with translation MTKNLLLDLIRKNTEGFSLRKIVMILAGTAISSFGVYNIHQVGVITEGGVLGMILLANHWLGLSPAITTPVLDIACYLLAFRYLGGVFIRLSAVATLSLTGFFRLWEQFPRLLPDMSGEPLLAAVCGGLFVGLGVGLIVRQGGSGGGDDALALTISHVTKWNIARAYLITDILVLTLSLSYIPFSRIGFSLVTVTVSSLLIGFIQDSKIFAARGEDEKSA, from the coding sequence ATGACAAAAAATTTACTTCTTGATTTAATACGGAAAAACACGGAGGGCTTTTCCCTTCGAAAAATCGTTATGATTCTGGCAGGAACGGCAATCAGCTCGTTTGGTGTCTATAACATACATCAGGTCGGCGTCATCACAGAGGGGGGCGTTCTTGGCATGATTTTGCTGGCCAATCACTGGCTGGGCCTCTCCCCCGCCATAACCACGCCGGTGCTGGATATCGCCTGCTATTTGCTGGCCTTTAGATACTTAGGCGGCGTCTTTATCAGGCTGTCGGCGGTGGCGACTTTGAGCCTCACAGGTTTTTTCAGGCTCTGGGAGCAGTTCCCGCGTTTGCTGCCCGATATGAGCGGAGAACCGCTGCTTGCAGCCGTCTGCGGCGGCCTTTTTGTAGGGCTGGGAGTCGGCCTGATAGTCCGGCAGGGCGGCTCCGGCGGCGGGGACGACGCGCTGGCCCTGACCATCTCACACGTTACCAAATGGAATATAGCGCGAGCGTACCTTATCACGGATATTCTCGTGCTCACGCTCTCACTTAGCTATATACCGTTCAGCCGCATCGGATTTTCACTGGTGACGGTCACGGTTTCATCCTTGCTGATTGGGTTTATCCAGGATTCAAAAATTTTCGCCGCCCGCGGCGAAGACGAAAAATCCGCATAG
- a CDS encoding MerR family transcriptional regulator, whose amino-acid sequence MRDYYKISEISKLYGIGADSLRYYERLGILRPHRDDNGYRLYRLKEMYKLNIIRDLRRLDFSMSQIKEYLADQNVDNTLELLHSERRMLEERILELKNRKGLINERIAVLNNAREIKTNIFTKKTLRERFCVQLCEHITRDEEMDFAVKRLHRKHEEKIRDLGNQVIGAFLSIDRVRQGIANVYDAVFFILEQKTTDYDFILPAGEYLSYFYSGGYGQNVERMEEMLSYAARNKLRLLGEPFEMYEIDNRDTVREEEFLTEIQVRIAEDDTKRE is encoded by the coding sequence GTGAGAGACTACTATAAAATCAGCGAAATATCCAAACTTTACGGCATCGGCGCCGATTCCCTCCGGTATTATGAAAGGCTGGGCATACTCCGGCCGCATCGGGACGACAACGGCTACCGGCTCTATCGCCTGAAAGAAATGTATAAGCTGAACATCATACGTGACCTGCGGCGGCTGGATTTTTCCATGTCCCAGATAAAAGAATACCTGGCAGACCAGAACGTCGACAACACCCTGGAGTTGCTGCACAGCGAACGGCGGATGCTGGAAGAGCGGATACTGGAACTAAAAAACAGAAAAGGACTTATCAACGAAAGGATAGCCGTCCTTAATAACGCTCGGGAGATAAAAACGAACATCTTTACGAAAAAGACCTTGCGCGAGAGGTTCTGCGTGCAGCTCTGCGAACACATCACAAGAGATGAGGAGATGGACTTTGCAGTCAAAAGGCTCCACAGAAAGCACGAGGAAAAAATACGCGATTTAGGAAATCAAGTCATCGGCGCCTTTTTGTCGATAGACAGAGTGAGACAAGGCATTGCAAATGTCTATGACGCCGTTTTCTTTATACTGGAACAAAAGACGACGGATTACGACTTTATATTGCCAGCCGGAGAATATCTCTCGTATTTTTACAGCGGCGGCTACGGGCAGAACGTAGAACGGATGGAAGAGATGCTGAGCTATGCGGCGCGCAACAAGCTGCGCCTGCTGGGAGAACCATTTGAAATGTATGAAATAGACAACCGCGACACGGTGCGGGAAGAAGAGTTTCTCACAGAAATACAGGTGCGGATAGCGGAGGACGATACGAAACGAGAATGA
- a CDS encoding L-serine ammonia-lyase, iron-sulfur-dependent, subunit alpha, translated as MLTLKDFLHAEVKPALGCTEPGAVALAVARACAELPDRADIAAVRVTVSASIYKNGMAVGIPGTQGARGNTIAAALGAIRGDASLGLEVLRGTTMDDVKKAEHWVSDERVSIYCDPDRTGVYVLASVFTPGHKATCLIENSHANVIKVILDNETKFEAPQKASSASGFDDGFPATLKEALKMAEEMDDDDVRFIWDGIRMNLHVAEGGLKSTQECSACGACIQGSKFARTLLDLEPAGAAVPAVMEIRSTCAAAAEARMSGILLPVMSSAGSGNHGITAIVPVAVLGRRAGKSDAEIAKGVIVSHIATSFVKHNLGRLSPVCGCSVAAGAGAAAGMTWLMGGDYEQICTAMSILLANIAGMLCDGAKESCALKVGAAASEAYYAMEWALKGQKLAVPQGVFGDTIEETVENVGRVSREGMRSVDRVMIEILDKRHRPTAASL; from the coding sequence ATGCTTACATTAAAAGATTTTCTTCACGCTGAGGTGAAGCCGGCGCTTGGATGTACGGAGCCTGGGGCTGTGGCCCTCGCCGTGGCGCGCGCCTGCGCCGAGCTTCCAGACAGAGCGGACATTGCCGCCGTGCGCGTCACGGTGAGCGCAAGCATCTATAAAAACGGCATGGCGGTAGGCATCCCAGGCACGCAGGGCGCGCGCGGAAACACTATAGCGGCGGCTCTTGGCGCTATACGCGGAGATGCCTCGCTGGGGCTTGAAGTGCTGCGCGGAACTACGATGGACGACGTAAAAAAGGCTGAACACTGGGTGAGCGACGAACGCGTCTCCATCTACTGCGACCCGGACAGGACGGGCGTCTATGTGCTTGCCTCCGTATTCACGCCGGGGCACAAGGCGACCTGCCTCATTGAAAACAGCCACGCCAACGTCATAAAGGTCATTTTGGACAACGAAACAAAATTCGAGGCGCCGCAGAAGGCATCATCGGCCTCCGGCTTTGACGACGGCTTCCCAGCAACGCTCAAAGAGGCGCTCAAAATGGCCGAAGAGATGGACGACGACGACGTGCGCTTCATCTGGGACGGTATCCGCATGAACCTGCACGTAGCTGAAGGCGGCCTCAAATCGACGCAGGAGTGCAGCGCGTGCGGCGCCTGCATACAGGGCAGCAAGTTCGCGCGCACCCTGCTTGATCTGGAGCCGGCGGGGGCCGCCGTGCCCGCCGTCATGGAGATACGCAGCACCTGCGCGGCCGCTGCCGAAGCGCGCATGTCCGGCATCCTTCTGCCGGTGATGAGCAGCGCCGGAAGCGGCAACCACGGCATCACGGCCATAGTGCCCGTCGCGGTGCTTGGACGGCGCGCCGGAAAAAGCGACGCCGAAATAGCAAAGGGCGTTATCGTCAGCCACATCGCCACAAGCTTCGTCAAGCACAACCTCGGGCGTCTGTCGCCCGTCTGCGGCTGTTCCGTAGCGGCGGGCGCAGGGGCCGCCGCCGGCATGACATGGCTCATGGGCGGAGACTACGAACAGATATGTACGGCGATGAGCATACTGCTTGCCAATATAGCCGGGATGCTGTGCGACGGCGCGAAGGAAAGCTGCGCGCTGAAAGTGGGCGCCGCCGCCTCCGAGGCCTATTACGCGATGGAGTGGGCGCTCAAAGGGCAGAAACTCGCCGTGCCGCAGGGCGTCTTTGGCGACACGATCGAAGAGACGGTGGAAAACGTCGGACGCGTCTCGCGCGAAGGCATGAGGAGCGTAGACCGCGTCATGATAGAGATACTCGACAAGCGCCACCGTCCCACGGCCGCTTCACTTTAA